The Cellulosilyticum sp. I15G10I2 genome contains the following window.
TATAAATAGGCACACATTTTAGCAAGTCTCCTTTATCTTTACATTTAAAACTATCAAATATCTTTTTTATAAATAACTGATAATCATTCAGATGATTTCCCCCTTACTTAATATCATTTTTCAATACCTATTTCATTATAAGCCGGTTCTATAATCATATTTTCCAAGAATTCCTCACGGCTAAGAAGTGGTTCCTGCTCCTCTATTGGACGATTGAGTGCAAGTTTAGGATAGACATAGGTTTTTTTGGGCAGTACAATTTCTATAACCATAGGTTCGTTATTGTGTAAGATCTCTTCTAATGTATCAAAATCATTACTCTTTTCCAGCCTGGCACTCTTAATACCATACGCATTGGCCAGCTTACAAAAATCCGGCACCTCATAATCCGTAACAGTTGCACAATAACGCCCCTCAAAATACATCTCCTGAAAGTGTCTGATCATCCCTAGGCTCTCATTATTCATAATTATTATCTTAATAGGTATTCGATTTCTCTTAATAAGTGCGAGTTCCTGTATATTCATCTGTATGCCGCCATCACCTGCAAAGGCAAATACACTGCCACAAACACCGCTATAATACGCACCTATGGCACAAGGCAGCGAAAATCCCATAGCCCCCATTCCTCCTGAGGTTAAAAGGCGCTGTCCGTTCTTTAGACATAGTGATTGTGCAGCCCACATCTGATTCTGTCCTACATCTAAACAGATGATATCGCTTGGCCTTAGGCTTTTTGAAATATATGCCATAACATAATTGGGATCTTTGAAATTTTCTTGCAAAAATGTAGGATATTTTCTTTTATATTCTTTAGTTTTTTCTAGCCATTTCCCTCTTGAAATACAAATACGCTCTATGCTTTCGTAAAGTTTTTCAACAAATACACGAAGCTCTGCTTTTATACTAACTTCATCATGCTTAATCTTTTTATCTAATTCACCAGGATCGATATCCACCCTTATAAGCTTTGCACCTCTTGCAAAATTTTCTGGCTTTGTGCCAGTCTGTCTTGTATCAAGCCTTGTTCCTAAGGCAATAATAAGGTCACTATTTGCAATTGTGAAATTAGCACTTCTGTTTCCGTATGCACCAATCATACCAATATAATTTTCATGGTTGTTATCGACTGTGTCTCTTCCCATGAGTGAGCTTACAACTGGTATTTTAAGTTTGCTTACCACTTGATTTAACACCTCAGATGCGTTGGATATTCTCACGCCTCCCCCTACTAGTATTACCGGTCGCTTAGAACTATTAAGATATTGTATGACTGTTTCAAAATCAAAATCCAAGTCATAACAATCCTTTTGCTCAAAGCCATGTAATGTTTCTTCTAAAACATCAGCACACTGAATATTCATAGGAATATCCAGCAGTACGGGACCTTTTCTTCCGACATTTGCAGTATATACAGCCTTTTCTAATTCATATCTTATAGATTGAGGATCTGTTATACGTACAGCATATTTTGTGATGGGCATAGCGATACTTACAATATCGGTTTCCTGAAAGCCCAGCTGCCTTATTGCTAAATCATTTTTATATTCATAGGTATTGACTTGACCTGTTAAATAAAGACAGGGAACAGAATCAAAGTAGGCACTGCCAACACCTGTAATAAGATTGGTTGCCCCTGGCCCACTTGTAGCTACGGCTACTCCTATGCTATTTTTTATGCGTGCATACCCTTCTGCTGCAAAGGCTGCCGCTTGTTCATGATACGTGCTTATAAACTTAATCTGCTTGTATTTATATAGGGAATCGACCAAATGTGTAACGGCTCCACCCTGATAACCAAAAACGTGGGTACAACCGTTTTTAATCAGAAACTCTGCAATATAATCCGATAATTTCATAACCTGCGCCAGCCTTTCTTAATAATTTATAACTTATTTCCTGTATTTTATAGAGAGCCTCTTAAGCAATAATCTGCTATCTGCCTTTCACAAAGGCTAAAAACATCCTCACTCTCATAAGATTTATACCAATGTAGCGTCTGTTCTATTGCCTCGTATAAGGTAAGCTTTGGCCTAAACCCAATAAGTGTCTTAGACTTAGTACAGTCAAGATTTAATAAGCCTGCCTCATGCACAGCTTGAGGGTCTGATATATCCTCCCAGCTTCCATCTCCCCAAAGTTTAATGACCAAACTAACAATTTCACTGACAGGTACAACAGAGTTAAAATCTGGACCAAAATTCCACGCTCCGCTGTATTTATCTGCATCCTGCATCATCTTTGATGCAATAAGCAGATAGCCATATAAAGGTTCTAATACAAACTGCCATGGTCTTACAGCATGGGGCTTTCTAATGGGTATAGCTTTTTTGCTTTTAAGTGCTCTGATACAGTCAGGAATAATCCGGTCTGGCGACCAGTCTCCCCCGCCTATCACATTCCCTGCTCTTACTGATGAAATAGCTTTTTTATATAATGTATTAGTATCTGATAGTATAAAAGATCTTCTGTATGCATGGGTGATGATCTCAGCGCAGCCTTTACTGGCACTATAGGGATCAAAACCGCCTAATGCATCATCTTCACGATATCCCCAAATCTGATCTTTATTTTCATAACACTTATCAGAAGTAATCATTACACCTGCTTTAACATCATCTGACAGCCTTATATTTTCAAGTATATTAGCTGTTCCTATAATATTAGTTTCTAGCGTTTCGATAGGCTTTTTATAAGAAAGAGAAACAATAGGCTGTGCAGCAAGGTGAAAGACAATCTCAGGTTTATAAAACTCAAATACTTCTCGTAGCTTCTTTTTGTTACAAATATCTCCTCGTATATCAATCATTTTATCTTTCATTTTACATAATACAAAATTATCAAGATTCGATGCAGGATCAAGTGCATATCCTATTACTTTGGCACCCATTAAATAAAGCCACACAGAAAGCCACGAGCCTTTAAACCCTGTATGACCTGTTACAAGAACCCGTTTACCATAAAATATACTATTAAAGGATTTTGAAAAATCTACTCCCAAACTTTCCATGCAGCCTCTCCTTTTTTCCACAGTTTATTAACTCTTTCACTATCTTTACAAGTATCAATTGCCGTCCAAAAACCATCATGTTTAAAAATAGATATTTCTGAATCAAGGGCAAGCTTATGAAGCGGCTCTTGTTCAAATGCACAATCGGTATCAGGTATATAGTCAAACACTTTTTTATTTAAAACCATATAGCCTGCATTAATACAGTCTTCTAATACTGGTTTTTCTCTAAAAGCAGTTACTACACCGTTATGTGTTTGAAATACACCAAAAGGTGACGTAGGATTAACTCCGGTAAGCGTTGCAATTTTACCCTTTTGTTTATGAGTTTCATAGAGTTTGAGTATATTTACATTGCTAAGCCCATCCCCGTAAGTCAGCATAAAATCATCCGTATCAATGTATTTCTGAACTTGTTTAATACGCCTGCCGGTTTGTTCTTCCGCCCCAGTATCAATGATTGTAACATTCCATATCTCGTCATTTTTCGTATGAAATTTCACATTAGGGTGTGTCCCTGTAGTAATTGAAATATCATTGTTCAGCCAGCACATTTCAATAAAATATCTTTTGAGCATATCTCCTTTGTATCCTGCACATAATATGAAGTCACGAAAACCGTAATAAGAGTAGGTTTTCATAATATGCCAAATAATCGGTCTTTCACCAATAAGTACCATTGGTTTTGGACGAAATTCAGTCTCTTCACGCATACGAGTGCCTTTTCCACCGCAAAAAATAACTGTCTTCATGGCAACAGCACCAACTTTCTTCTAGAATATTCAATGAATAAAACACTATTAAGTCTTATATACTATATGCTGTCTAAAGCCTACTTGTTAATATTTTCATCTTTTCTAAAAGAAGCATATTTCTTCCAGTTCTTTACTTGCACCGTAAAACCTATCTATTGATTCTTCTATAGTTCAATAAACGCTATTTTTAAGCAAAAAAATAAGAGCCCGCCATCTTTTGGCGAGTCTCTTATTGCGTGGAGACTATGGGATTTGAACCCACAACTTCTACAATGCCATTGTAGCACTCTCCCCTTGAGTTAAGCCCCCATATTGTCTGATGCCTCAGATATAATGAAGTTTTTAACAGAGACGGTGGGATTCGAACCCACGTGCCCATTTCTGGACAAAACGATTTCGAGTCGTTCTCGTTATGACCACTTCGATACGTCTCCTTATTCATAGTACAATGCAGCAAAAATATGATTTCTTTAGAATATTATATTCCCCTGCTGCCTATGAATCAAGTATTTCCTTGTTTTATTGGTTAGCCCTACTCACTCTTCTGAGTCTTCCTTTTATAGGTGTTGTTTGAAGCGTTTTTAATACCATATCCCCTTTATTATTTAATATCTCTACAAAGGTAGAAACGTCTTGTACGTTAATAATGCCAATATCCTCTGCACTCATACCCTGAAGATTGCTAAGAGTCCCTACTATATCTACTGGTCTCATCTTACTTTTCTTACCGGATGCAATATGCAGCTTCATAATCCCTTCACTTAAACTTATACCCTTATCTTGTTTCACCTTTGGCCTTATAGTCATCTTTTCTTCGAACGCGGCTCTTAAACTCCTGACCTGTTCATGATCTGGCAGTTCCTTTCTTGGTATTTTAAATGCTATATAATTTTCTATCTCTAAAAGAAACTTTTCTTCGTAAGGCGTAAGAAATGTAATGGCCTTTCCTTCTTTGCCTGCACGTCCGGTTCTTCCTATTCTATGCACATAACTTTCTTTATTTTGTGGTATATCATAGTTAATAATCAGTTCTATATTCTCTATATCAATTCCTCTTGCTGCAACATCTGTAGCTATAAGATAGCGAAAATAGCCTCGTTTAAAGTCATTCATTACTTTTGAACGGTCTTCTTGCTCCATCCCTCCATGGATCTTCTCACAGGTATAATTAAGTTGTGTCATTCTGTCAAACAGTTCATCTACTGCTTGTTTGGTATTGCAAAAAATAATACAACTTTCTGCATTTTCTACAATAGTAATATCTAGTAAAGCTTCCGGTTTAGCCTCTTGTCTCACTTCATAAAGCGTGTGTTCTATTTTATCCGATATCTTCTCGTCCCTTTGGATCGTTATATATGCAGGATTTTGCATATATTTTTTTGAAAGTTTTTCTATATCTTCTGGTAGGGTAGCTGAAAAAAGCATAGTGATGCGTTTTTTAGGCAATGCACTTATAATGCTTTCTACTTGCTCTATAAATCCCATATTAAGCATTTCATCAGCTTCATCTATTACAAGATAGGATATCCCATCAAGTATAAGTGTTCCTCTTTCTATATGATCTAAAACTCTTCCAGGGGTACCTACTACTACATGCGTTTTTTGTTTTAAGTCTTTTTGTTCTGTTGTAAAAGAGTGTTTCCCATAAACTGTTACTGTTTTCAGTCTCTTAAATCTTCCAATATTAAAAAAATCTTGACCTACCTGCATTGCAAGTTCTCTCGTTGGTGTAAGTACCAATGCTTGAGGTCTATTTTCTTCCCATACTATTTTTTCACAAATTGGAATAGCAAAGGCTGCGCTTTTACCACTTCCGGTTTGTGACTTTACAACGATATCCTTATCTTCAAGTACTGTGGGAATTACAGCTTGTTGAACCTGTGTCGGATTTTTATAATTTAACATAGTAATAGCCTTAAGTAATTCCGTACTTAGTGTATAATCCTTAAATTGATTCATAGTCATACCTCGATCTTATTTATTATTTTTATCTTAATCTATGTAATTTTGAGCCTCGTAAATTTTATAGGCTCATGTTTCCTTAACTATAATACCTAGTAGTTTACTGAACTCTAATGCTTGTAATGGTGTTAGAATAACCCCTCTTAAATTCTCAATTTTTATAGTCACTTCACTTATAATACAAGTAGTGAAGTCTGTCCCTTTAAGTCTAGTTCCTGCTAGATCTGCACGCAGAAGCTCACACATTGTAAACTTAACTTGATTAAACTTACAATTTGAAAAACTGCTATAATTCATTTTACACTCTATAAAACAAACTTCTTTTAAATGACTTGAACTAAATATAGCATACTCACTATTACAGTTATTAAATGTAACTATTTGCATAGATGTATCTGTTAAGTAAGTACCCATCAGCTTACAATCTAAAAATTGCGTATTATGAACAATAGCTTGATCTAAATTAATATTAGATAAATCGCAATGCTCAAATTGTACGTTAATGAATTCTGCTCCGCTTAAATCACAATCTATAAATACAACATTTTTAAATAATACATCCCTAAAAATAACATTTCTAGCTGCCTGATCCTCAATAATCTCATCTAGAAATATACATTCATTAAATTCTTCTTCATCTCTAATGAAATACGCCATCTAAGTTCCCCCCATTACTCCCCCTTCTAAATCTCAACATCTGCAATAACAGGATAATGATCAGAAGGATATTTACCCTCTTTATTATACCTTAAAATCTCTACATCATTAATAGTAAACTCCTCAGATACAAATATATAATCTATATGCATGCCCTTTTGATTCCCTTTAAACATACCCATTGTTGTTTTTTTATAAAGATTCTTATCAGTTTCTTGTACAGCAATAAACTTTTTATTCATATAGCTGCCTCTTGAAAACTCTTGTATCACTTTACTATTAGGTGTCGCATTAAAATCTCCCATTAATATACAAGGTAGCTTTTCTTTAGCATGGTGTTTTTCAATAAATTCTCCGATCTTTTTTAAACCATATTCTCTTGCATGAGGCAATAAAACGTCTAAATGTGTATTATACACCCGCACCTTTAACTTACTCTCACACTGTACAATAGCAGTAGTACAGATCCGTGGAAATAATGAATACCATATAGTACTCCCTGCTTTTTTAGGTGTTTTTGAAAGCCAGAAAGTTTCATGTTCGACGATGGAATGTTTTTTTGATATAAGTAAACTATTTTTCTCTGCGAATAACTTTCTTGTTCTTCCCATACCTATTATTTCATAATCCTGTACATTTTCTTCAATATCCTTATGCATGCTGTTAGATACTTCCTGCATACCTAATATGTCACAAGGGTATTCTTCAAGTAAGTCATAAACAATGTCTTCTCTATCTTGCCATCTATTTTTCATATCTAATATATTATCTGATCTCACGTTAAAAGTCATTATCTTCATTGTATTATCTCCCGTTTAAGTATAGATATTAAAATGCTTTTTATAATCCTAAATAGTATTCCCATAATATATTTTAAAAACAACTTTCTATATTGAATATTTATTTGTTTTTTGGTTATACTTTTATATTACTGTAGCATATTGGTGATATTTCCTGAATATCTATAATAATAGGGATTCCCCCCTCATATATCATTTACCTTTAAAAGGAGGCAATATATAGTTATGAATAAAAAACAAGAACTATTAGACTTTCTACAAGCAGAGTTATTTAATCCTATAATTGACTCTCCTTATATATCTCCTGAGATTAAATATGATTTTTTAACTATATTGGATACCTTAAAGAATTTTTCTGCCGAGGGCATTTTATCATACTTTTGGAATATGATGGCTAATGATGAAGTTCAAATGATTTTTTCTAATCGTTTGATGGAAGAAGGCTTTTATAACTATCCTGAATTAGTAGATACTTTTAAGAGTCATTTTACTTATGAATGGTTATTATCTTAATCATTCTAAATCTAATTAATACTATCTTTAATTGATACTTTAGGTATATTTAAGTATAATAAGATTATTGAATCTTACAAATGCAAATGACAAGGAGTTTACTACTTTATGAGAAAATACTGCGCGTTATCAAATATACCCTCAAATACTTTAAAAGAAACTTTTACCTACCTATTTAATATATGTGATAAAGTAAATATCTATTTCCCTAATGAGGCCTCTTTAGAAATAATGAATTTTAAAGATACATTCTTAAAAGCTGCTCATATTGCTAATCTTTCTAATGAATTATTATCTACTGAAGATGCTTTAGAAGAAAAAGAAGGTTATGCAATGATTATTGCTTCACTAACAGATGAAATTAAAGAACTTATACTTAATATTAATGCTCATTTCAGCTTAAGTCTTGGTCTTATAAATGGAGATAAGGTAATATTTTATATTGGTGATGCAGGGGAATGTATTATAGAGGATGCTGAGGACTCTGATATTTTTTCTTCTCCACTTTTTAATACTTTTAAAACAATCTAACAAGAAGCAACCAAAAAACTTTTCTATTTACAAAATAAAACAGTAGGCTTGATGCCTACTGTTTTATTTTGAGCAGAAATTATTTAAAATAAAGAGCTCATGGCTATTAACCATGTAAAAGTGCATAGATCTCTCTTTTACCTACGCCCCGATCTTTTGCTATTTGCTTCATAGCACTTTTCTCGTCCATACCTTTATCTAAATATATCTTCATATGTTCTTCAATAGAAAGGCTTGTCCATTCTTTTTGGATCTCAGCCTGAAGTTCTTTGATATCTCTTCCTGCTATAATAAGTACATACTCTCCTCTTGGATCTTCCAAAGTATATTTTTGAGTAGCATCTTTAAGGGTTGTTTTAAGTACCATTTCATATTTTTTAGTCAGCTCTTTAGTAACTGTAATACTTCTGTCTCCTAAAGTTTCATATAAACTCTCCAGCGTTTTTAGTAAACGATGAGGCGCTTCATATAGTATTATCGTTCTCGTTTCGTCTTTAAGCGCCGTAAGCACCTGTGCTTTTTCTTTTTTAGAAGAGGGTAAAAAACCTTCAAATACAAATCTTCTAGTAGATTGTCCTGATATAATAAGAGCTGTTATGCCAGCTACTGCTCCTGGAGCCGAAGTTACATTGATCCCTTCTTCTAAAGCAAGTTTAACTAAATCCTCTCCCGGGTCCGAAATGCCTGGTGTGCCTGCATCCGTAACAAGTACTATGTTTTTGCCCTCTTTGAGACGTTCTATAATTTGCTTACCTTTTTCTATTTTATTATGCTCATGATAACTTATTAAAGATGTATTTATCTCAAAATGATTTAATAGCTGTTTTGTATGTCTTGTATCTTCTGCTGCAATAAAATCAGCTTCTTTTAGTAACCTGATCGCTCTATAAGTAATATCTTCTAAATTACCTATAGGAGTTGCACATAAGGTAAGTATGCCATAACTACTCATAACTTTGCTCCTTTATCTTGCCATAAATGTCATAGATCTCATCTGTATAAACACCCTGCTCATTATAAACCATAAGCGGAGGTTCTACCCTAAGTTCAGGGCCCCCATTTCTAACAGCTTCTATCAACACCATTGTAGGCGCTTTACCTGGTTTAGGATGTACAAACCGCATTCTTTTAGGTTCAAGTTTATAATTTCTCATATGACTCATGATATCAATTAGCCTATGGGGCCTATGTATCATATAAAGCTTGCCTCTGTTTTTTAACATGAAGCTGCTTGCAACAATAATATCTTCGAGCGTACATGAGACTTCATGCCTTGCCATTCGAATAGACGGATGCTCATTTTTAAGACCTGCTTCTCCCTTCATATAGGGAGGATTAGTTGTGATAATATCAAATTGTTCCCATTTAAAGTTATCTTTATATTGCTTGATATCAATATTTAAGAACTTAACACTCTCTTCAATCTGATTAAGTTTTGAAGACCTATTTGCCATTTCAACCATATCTGGCTGAATATCTATACCAATATAACTTCCTTTTTGGTAAGCTGCATGCATTAATATCGGAATAATTCCTGTACCTGTACCTATATCTAATATTTTTTGAGACGCTTTTGTTACCTTGGCAAAGTGCGCCAAAAGTATAGCATCAATCCCGAAGCAAAATACTTCGGGATTTTGTATAATTTTATATCCATTTCTCTCTAAGTCATCTATTCTCTCATTCGAGCGAGCTAAAGTCAAATCCTTCAAATTCATTCTCAACATGTCCTTCGCAGCATTTTTTCTTCCTATTAACAATCTTTATATCTTTACTTGAGAAAATAATTGCTTCTTTTTCCTCTTTATCTTTATCTTTTTTCTTAACAGCTACTTTTATTTGCTCTCTTAAGAGATTTACAGATAGGACTTCACCTTTGCCCTCTGGCGTAATAACCATGTCTCCGACTTCAGGTAACCTGCCTCTTATCTCTACATAACAATCTTGTTCATATTTTAAGCAGCACATAAGTCTGCCGCATATGCCTGATATTTTAATAGGATTAAGTGATAAGCTTTGTTCTTTTGCCATCTTAATAGACACTGGCTGAAAATCACCTAAAAATGTATTACAACAAAGTCCACGGCCACAAATCCCCATGCCTCCGCACATTTTCGTTTCATCTCTTACACCTATCTGTCTAAGCTCTATGCGGGTTTTAAAGATAGATGCAAGCTCTTTTACCAGTTCTCTAAAATCTACTCTTTCATAAGAGGTAAAGTAAAATAGTACCTTATTATTATCAAAAGTATACTCGACATCTATAAGCTTCATATCTAGACCATGTTTAATAATTTTTTCCTTACATATACTAAAAGCTTCTTTTTCTTTAGCCTTGTTTTGCTGATATTTTTCATCATCTTCACTTGTAGCGAGTCTGATAACTTTTTTAAGTGGCTGTATAACTTCTTCTGTCTTAACTTCTCTATTTGAAATAACAACTTCTCCATATTCAACGCCTCTGGCAGTTTCAACTATAACATGCTGTCCTTGCTCGTAGGCTGCGTCTTCTGGGTCAAAATAATATATCTTGCCCGCACGCCTAAACCTTATACCTATTACGGTTATCATTTTTTTCTCTCCTTCAGCTTCAGTAATAAGTTCTCTATTACAAATGTATTATATATATTTTGCTTAATATCTAATAATGCTGTCTTAATATTATCAATATTATTACTCACTTTATTATACGTTAATTTATACGCCATGTCCAACAAGTGTTTTTCTTGATCAATATAATATAAATCACTTGTCCCTGTTTTTTTCACTACCGCAATATCTCTATACCATAGGAGCCAAAATTCTAAGATACGTTCTATCAGATCTTTTTGATCTGTTAATTCTTTTACTAGATCATATACGCCTATTAGGTCCGCTTTATCAAGCCTCTCTAGATAAAAAATACTTTGTTTTCTTAATTCTAAATATTGATCATCCTCTAATATGTCATTAATGACTCCAATACTTCCATGCGATAGCTTAGAAAGCAGTTCTCTCCTAGTTCCTTGTATATTTTTAAGATTTAGATAGGCTGCTAAGTCTTCTCTATTTAGAGGATTAAATCTAATAGTGATACATCTTGATTTAATAGTCGGCAAGAGTTTTGCAGTGTTTTCACACACAAGTATAATAATGCCATATTTAGGGGGCTCCTCTATTGTTTTTAACATAGCATTTTGCCCTTCTATAGTAATTGAATCCGCAGCTTTTACAATAACTATTTTATATTTAGAATGATAGGGCTTTGTATCCATTTCTCTTATAATATTATGTCTTATATTTTCTATT
Protein-coding sequences here:
- the holB gene encoding DNA polymerase III subunit delta'; translation: MEEFKNIIGNEDAKAYFLKTLDKNKLSHSYIFEGPYGVGKNTFAMELTKYILCENKKENIPCGTCPSCHMIQANTHPDVITIEKDTKVTKIENIRHNIIREMDTKPYHSKYKIVIVKAADSITIEGQNAMLKTIEEPPKYGIIILVCENTAKLLPTIKSRCITIRFNPLNREDLAAYLNLKNIQGTRRELLSKLSHGSIGVINDILEDDQYLELRKQSIFYLERLDKADLIGVYDLVKELTDQKDLIERILEFWLLWYRDIAVVKKTGTSDLYYIDQEKHLLDMAYKLTYNKVSNNIDNIKTALLDIKQNIYNTFVIENLLLKLKERKK
- a CDS encoding PSP1 domain-containing protein, with the protein product MITVIGIRFRRAGKIYYFDPEDAAYEQGQHVIVETARGVEYGEVVISNREVKTEEVIQPLKKVIRLATSEDDEKYQQNKAKEKEAFSICKEKIIKHGLDMKLIDVEYTFDNNKVLFYFTSYERVDFRELVKELASIFKTRIELRQIGVRDETKMCGGMGICGRGLCCNTFLGDFQPVSIKMAKEQSLSLNPIKISGICGRLMCCLKYEQDCYVEIRGRLPEVGDMVITPEGKGEVLSVNLLREQIKVAVKKKDKDKEEKEAIIFSSKDIKIVNRKKKCCEGHVENEFEGFDFSSLE
- the rfbG gene encoding CDP-glucose 4,6-dehydratase, whose amino-acid sequence is MESLGVDFSKSFNSIFYGKRVLVTGHTGFKGSWLSVWLYLMGAKVIGYALDPASNLDNFVLCKMKDKMIDIRGDICNKKKLREVFEFYKPEIVFHLAAQPIVSLSYKKPIETLETNIIGTANILENIRLSDDVKAGVMITSDKCYENKDQIWGYREDDALGGFDPYSASKGCAEIITHAYRRSFILSDTNTLYKKAISSVRAGNVIGGGDWSPDRIIPDCIRALKSKKAIPIRKPHAVRPWQFVLEPLYGYLLIASKMMQDADKYSGAWNFGPDFNSVVPVSEIVSLVIKLWGDGSWEDISDPQAVHEAGLLNLDCTKSKTLIGFRPKLTLYEAIEQTLHWYKSYESEDVFSLCERQIADYCLRGSL
- a CDS encoding thiamine pyrophosphate-binding protein yields the protein MKLSDYIAEFLIKNGCTHVFGYQGGAVTHLVDSLYKYKQIKFISTYHEQAAAFAAEGYARIKNSIGVAVATSGPGATNLITGVGSAYFDSVPCLYLTGQVNTYEYKNDLAIRQLGFQETDIVSIAMPITKYAVRITDPQSIRYELEKAVYTANVGRKGPVLLDIPMNIQCADVLEETLHGFEQKDCYDLDFDFETVIQYLNSSKRPVILVGGGVRISNASEVLNQVVSKLKIPVVSSLMGRDTVDNNHENYIGMIGAYGNRSANFTIANSDLIIALGTRLDTRQTGTKPENFARGAKLIRVDIDPGELDKKIKHDEVSIKAELRVFVEKLYESIERICISRGKWLEKTKEYKRKYPTFLQENFKDPNYVMAYISKSLRPSDIICLDVGQNQMWAAQSLCLKNGQRLLTSGGMGAMGFSLPCAIGAYYSGVCGSVFAFAGDGGIQMNIQELALIKRNRIPIKIIIMNNESLGMIRHFQEMYFEGRYCATVTDYEVPDFCKLANAYGIKSARLEKSNDFDTLEEILHNNEPMVIEIVLPKKTYVYPKLALNRPIEEQEPLLSREEFLENMIIEPAYNEIGIEK
- the rfbF gene encoding glucose-1-phosphate cytidylyltransferase codes for the protein MKTVIFCGGKGTRMREETEFRPKPMVLIGERPIIWHIMKTYSYYGFRDFILCAGYKGDMLKRYFIEMCWLNNDISITTGTHPNVKFHTKNDEIWNVTIIDTGAEEQTGRRIKQVQKYIDTDDFMLTYGDGLSNVNILKLYETHKQKGKIATLTGVNPTSPFGVFQTHNGVVTAFREKPVLEDCINAGYMVLNKKVFDYIPDTDCAFEQEPLHKLALDSEISIFKHDGFWTAIDTCKDSERVNKLWKKGEAAWKVWE
- a CDS encoding pentapeptide repeat-containing protein, with translation MAYFIRDEEEFNECIFLDEIIEDQAARNVIFRDVLFKNVVFIDCDLSGAEFINVQFEHCDLSNINLDQAIVHNTQFLDCKLMGTYLTDTSMQIVTFNNCNSEYAIFSSSHLKEVCFIECKMNYSSFSNCKFNQVKFTMCELLRADLAGTRLKGTDFTTCIISEVTIKIENLRGVILTPLQALEFSKLLGIIVKET
- a CDS encoding tRNA1(Val) (adenine(37)-N6)-methyltransferase, encoding MNLKDLTLARSNERIDDLERNGYKIIQNPEVFCFGIDAILLAHFAKVTKASQKILDIGTGTGIIPILMHAAYQKGSYIGIDIQPDMVEMANRSSKLNQIEESVKFLNIDIKQYKDNFKWEQFDIITTNPPYMKGEAGLKNEHPSIRMARHEVSCTLEDIIVASSFMLKNRGKLYMIHRPHRLIDIMSHMRNYKLEPKRMRFVHPKPGKAPTMVLIEAVRNGGPELRVEPPLMVYNEQGVYTDEIYDIYGKIKEQSYE
- a CDS encoding DEAD/DEAH box helicase, with amino-acid sequence MNQFKDYTLSTELLKAITMLNYKNPTQVQQAVIPTVLEDKDIVVKSQTGSGKSAAFAIPICEKIVWEENRPQALVLTPTRELAMQVGQDFFNIGRFKRLKTVTVYGKHSFTTEQKDLKQKTHVVVGTPGRVLDHIERGTLILDGISYLVIDEADEMLNMGFIEQVESIISALPKKRITMLFSATLPEDIEKLSKKYMQNPAYITIQRDEKISDKIEHTLYEVRQEAKPEALLDITIVENAESCIIFCNTKQAVDELFDRMTQLNYTCEKIHGGMEQEDRSKVMNDFKRGYFRYLIATDVAARGIDIENIELIINYDIPQNKESYVHRIGRTGRAGKEGKAITFLTPYEEKFLLEIENYIAFKIPRKELPDHEQVRSLRAAFEEKMTIRPKVKQDKGISLSEGIMKLHIASGKKSKMRPVDIVGTLSNLQGMSAEDIGIINVQDVSTFVEILNNKGDMVLKTLQTTPIKGRLRRVSRANQ
- a CDS encoding endonuclease/exonuclease/phosphatase family protein; its protein translation is MKIMTFNVRSDNILDMKNRWQDREDIVYDLLEEYPCDILGMQEVSNSMHKDIEENVQDYEIIGMGRTRKLFAEKNSLLISKKHSIVEHETFWLSKTPKKAGSTIWYSLFPRICTTAIVQCESKLKVRVYNTHLDVLLPHAREYGLKKIGEFIEKHHAKEKLPCILMGDFNATPNSKVIQEFSRGSYMNKKFIAVQETDKNLYKKTTMGMFKGNQKGMHIDYIFVSEEFTINDVEILRYNKEGKYPSDHYPVIADVEI
- the rsmI gene encoding 16S rRNA (cytidine(1402)-2'-O)-methyltransferase translates to MSSYGILTLCATPIGNLEDITYRAIRLLKEADFIAAEDTRHTKQLLNHFEINTSLISYHEHNKIEKGKQIIERLKEGKNIVLVTDAGTPGISDPGEDLVKLALEEGINVTSAPGAVAGITALIISGQSTRRFVFEGFLPSSKKEKAQVLTALKDETRTIILYEAPHRLLKTLESLYETLGDRSITVTKELTKKYEMVLKTTLKDATQKYTLEDPRGEYVLIIAGRDIKELQAEIQKEWTSLSIEEHMKIYLDKGMDEKSAMKQIAKDRGVGKREIYALLHG